In Planctomycetia bacterium, the genomic window CGAAGTGACGGTCCCGAAGCCGCAGAGGAAGGGCTGGGTCAACAATCCGATCGATGCGTTCGTCCTTGCGCGTCTCGAGCAGAGCGCGCGCGTTACGTCGCCGCGCGCAGATTGCGCGCGGCTCCTCCGGCGCGTGAGCTTGGATCTAACCGGCCTGCCAGCCGCGTTCGACGATGTACAGCGGTTCTGCGCCGAGCCGAGCCAGGACAACTACCTTCGCGAAGTGGACCGCCTGCTCGCCGCGCCCCAGTACGGCGAGCGATGGGCGAGTTTCTGGCTGGATCTCGCGCGCTACGCGGACTCGCTCGGCTACGAAGACAACATTGAGCGCACGATCTGGGAGTACCGCGACTGGGTGATACGCGCACTCAACCGCGACCTTCCCTTCGATCGGTTTACGATCGAGCAACTGGCGGGCGACCTCATACCCGATCCGACGGTGGATCAACTCATCGCGACGGCCTATCACCGTAATACGCCCACGCGTAACGACGAGGAGGAATTCCGCATCGAAGCGGTGATGGACCCTGTCGCGAATACGTGGGAAGTATGGCAGGCGCAAACAATTTCCTGCGCGCGATGCCACAGCCTCACCTACGATCCGTTCCGCCAGACCGACTTCTATCGGCTGATGGCGTTTTTCAACAACACCGAAGACGCCGACAACAAGGGCAATCGGCCCACGGTGTCCGGCGTGCCCAAGGGCAGGGCGCTCGAGTGGCCAGTTCATTATCGGTTCGCCGAGACGACCGCTGCGCGGGGTCAGCGAATGGTAGCGGAGCGCGATGCGCTGCGCGTTGGTCTGCTCGCTGCGCGCGAGCGGCCAGATGTCGTCGCCTCTCGCGACAAATGGCAACAGGAACACCGCACGTTCCGAATCGAGAACCCGGGATTCGACACTGCGACCTACCTCAGCGATCAGACTGGCTTCGATTTCCGCGAGATCGATAAAATCATCGTCACGCCCCGCGCCGATCGCACGCCGAACGATCGCAGCCGGCTCGCCGATTTCTACGCACTAGAGATCGCCCCTGAGCTGGCGGCACAGCGCAAGCGCGGGAAGTCGCTAAGGAAACTCTGATTTACCGGCATGGTCTGATTCTGCACAGACA contains:
- a CDS encoding DUF1549 domain-containing protein, with amino-acid sequence MAVVVPAVWLRQDARAPVRVDFNRDIRPIVNRSCIGCHGGVRQAGGFSMLFREDALKPGQSGRLAIVPGSPAKSELIRRVTLPAEHVEHMPKRGVTLSDQEQSLFRRWIEEGAVWQNYWAYVPPSEVTVPKPQRKGWVNNPIDAFVLARLEQSARVTSPRADCARLLRRVSLDLTGLPAAFDDVQRFCAEPSQDNYLREVDRLLAAPQYGERWASFWLDLARYADSLGYEDNIERTIWEYRDWVIRALNRDLPFDRFTIEQLAGDLIPDPTVDQLIATAYHRNTPTRNDEEEFRIEAVMDPVANTWEVWQAQTISCARCHSLTYDPFRQTDFYRLMAFFNNTEDADNKGNRPTVSGVPKGRALEWPVHYRFAETTAARGQRMVAERDALRVGLLAARERPDVVASRDKWQQEHRTFRIENPGFDTATYLSDQTGFDFREIDKIIVTPRADRTPNDRSRLADFYALEIAPELAAQRKRGKSLRKL